Genomic DNA from Dehalogenimonas lykanthroporepellens BL-DC-9:
CAGGCGCCCGACGTTACTTTCCTGGAAACGGTTGACCGGAGCGATGACAGCTGGACCGGCAACGTCGGCGTCATCACCACGCTGATTCCCAAAGTACAATTCGACCCCAGGAACACGGTCGCCATCGTGGTCGGGCCGCCGATTATGTACCGGTTCGTCATCAACGAACTGAAGAAAAGAGACCTGGCCGACGATAACATCATCGTTTCGCTGGAACGCAAGATGAAGTGCGGCGTCGGTAAATGCGGCAACTGCCAGATCAACAATGTCTATGTCTGTCAGGAAGGACCGGTCTTTCCGATGACCAGACTGCGCACATTAAGGGAGGCCATCTGATGAAACCCAGAGTAGCCTTTTTCGATTTTACCGGTTGCGAGGGGTGCCAGCTGGACGCTCTGAATCTGGAACCGGATGAACTGCTGGGACTTCTCGGCGCGGTCGATATCGTCAACTTTCGCGAAGTCCGCACCGACCGTTCCGACGAATACGATATCGCCTTTATCGAAGGCAGTATCACTCGCGAATCGGAAATTGCCCGGCTGAAAGAAATCCGGGAGCGTGCCGCGGTTCTGGTAGCCCTGGGCGCCTGTGCCTGCACCGGCGGTATCAACTGTATGAAAAACGCCTACGAGACCGAGGAACTGCTCAAAGGCGTCTACGGTGATTGCGCCGCTTATTACGATACCATTCCGACGCGTCCGGCCGACGCGGTCGTCAAGGTAGATGCCTATATCAGGGGCTGTCCGCCGACCACCACCGAATTCGTCAAGGTAGTCAAGTCCCTGTTGCTGGGCAAAAAAGCCGACCTGCCGAATTACCCGGTATGCACCGAATGCCGCCGGGCCGGCAATATCTGCGTCTTCCAGCGAGGCGGCACCTGTATCGGCCCGGTCACCCGGGCCGGTTGTGACGCATTGTGCGTCAGCGCCGGTCGTTTCTGCTGGGGATGTCGCGGCCTGGTCGATGACCCCAACCTGGATTCCGAGAAGGACATCCTGGCCCGTTACGGTCTGACCATAGACCAGATACTGGAACATTTCCGAATATACAACTCCTGCACGGAGGCTACTCAATGTCAGAAATAAAGATCAAGGTCAATCAGTTAACCCGGGTCGAAGGACATGGCAACATCCACCTGGAGGCCACCGACGGCAAACTGGACCGGGTGCTGTGGGAAGTAACCGAGTCCCCCCGATTCTTTGAATGGATGTTGAAGAACCGCCATTACGACGATGTTTCCACCATCTCTTCCCGTATCTGCGGCATCTGCTCCATCGCTCATACCACCGCCTCACTGCAGGCGACCGAAGCCGCCTTCAACATCAAACTGTCGGAACAATCATGGCTGTTACGCAAGCTGTTGTACGACGCCGAACTGCTGGAAAGCCACGTTCTCCACGTTCTGTTTCTGGTCGCGCCCGATTTCCTGAAAGCCGATTCGGTCATCCCGCTGGTGGCCACTCACGGTGACGTGGTGGTCATGGCCGTAAGAATGAAGAAACTGGCCTACAACCTGGCCGAAATCCTGGCCGGACGCAAGACCCATCCCATCACGCCGGTAGTCGGCGGGTGGGCGAAACTGCCCGACATCGAAGCCCTGAAAGCCATCCGGGAAAGACTGGACAAAGCGGTCGATGATGCCGAAACCATGGTGGCCGTAGTCAAATCGCTGGCGCCAGGCATCCCGGCCTTCGATCGTCCCACCGAATATATCGCCCTCAAGGATAACCGGGAATACGCCTTTATCACCGGAAAAATTGCTTCCACCGACGGCGGTACGGTCAACCTGAACGATTACGCCAAGGTCACCAACGAGTTCTGCGTTCCCCAGTCCTCTTCCAAATATGCCCGGCACAAGCGCGATTCCTATATGGTCGGCGCACTGTCCCGTTTCAACCTCAATGCCGACCAGCTTCTGCCGAAAGCCAAGAAAGCGGCCCGGGAACTGGGGCTGAAAGCCCCGGTCACCAATCCATTCATGATATCGGTGGCCCAGACCGTGGAAACAATGCACGCCCTGGAAGACGCCATCAATATCATCGACAAACTGCTGGCCAGGGGCATCCATGAGGAAGAGGTCAAGGTCAAGCCCCGCGCCGGGCGCGGCGTCGGCATCGTCGAAGCGCCCCGCGGCATGCTCATTCATGATTACACCTATGACGACAGCGGCCACATTGTCTCCGCCAACTGCATCATACCCACCGGCCAGAATCACCTGTCCATCCAGAAGGATTTCGACACTCTGGCTCCGACCATACTGGATAAACCGGAAGAAGAAATCCGGCACACGCTGGAGATGCTGGTCAGATCATACGACCCCTGTATCTCCTGTTCGGTTCACTGACCTGCGAAGAGAGACAAAAAAGCCCGCCTTTTCGGCGGGCTTTTTTTTTGGATGACATTACCATTCAGGCATGCGGGCCAGGCTAACCGACCTTGATGAGAAGCATGGGCAGACTGGATTCCTTTATGACATATTCGGCGATACTGCCCATCATCATTCGCCCGATACCGCTACGGCCATGGGTGGCCATGGCAATAAGATCGATGTTATTATTCAATGCGTAATCCACGATACTGGCGCCAACCGGCACTGTTTTAAGAGTTACGGT
This window encodes:
- a CDS encoding UspA domain protein (PFAM: UspA domain protein~KEGG: hvo:HVO_1198 UspA domain protein), which codes for MLAKACGSRLVLLQIVDVAGARWDVPGVTLTEQREYVFRQATEYLDAMKSDLAASGIEVVTVTLKTVPVGASIVDYALNNNIDLIAMATHGRSGIGRMMMGSIAEYVIKESSLPMLLIKVG
- a CDS encoding nickel-dependent hydrogenase large subunit (PFAM: nickel-dependent hydrogenase large subunit~KEGG: alv:Alvin_0807 nickel-dependent hydrogenase large subunit), which gives rise to MSEIKIKVNQLTRVEGHGNIHLEATDGKLDRVLWEVTESPRFFEWMLKNRHYDDVSTISSRICGICSIAHTTASLQATEAAFNIKLSEQSWLLRKLLYDAELLESHVLHVLFLVAPDFLKADSVIPLVATHGDVVVMAVRMKKLAYNLAEILAGRKTHPITPVVGGWAKLPDIEALKAIRERLDKAVDDAETMVAVVKSLAPGIPAFDRPTEYIALKDNREYAFITGKIASTDGGTVNLNDYAKVTNEFCVPQSSSKYARHKRDSYMVGALSRFNLNADQLLPKAKKAARELGLKAPVTNPFMISVAQTVETMHALEDAINIIDKLLARGIHEEEVKVKPRAGRGVGIVEAPRGMLIHDYTYDDSGHIVSANCIIPTGQNHLSIQKDFDTLAPTILDKPEEEIRHTLEMLVRSYDPCISCSVH
- a CDS encoding NADH ubiquinone oxidoreductase 20 kDa subunit (PFAM: NADH ubiquinone oxidoreductase 20 kDa subunit~KEGG: hut:Huta_2604 NADH ubiquinone oxidoreductase 20 kDa subunit) produces the protein MKPRVAFFDFTGCEGCQLDALNLEPDELLGLLGAVDIVNFREVRTDRSDEYDIAFIEGSITRESEIARLKEIRERAAVLVALGACACTGGINCMKNAYETEELLKGVYGDCAAYYDTIPTRPADAVVKVDAYIRGCPPTTTEFVKVVKSLLLGKKADLPNYPVCTECRRAGNICVFQRGGTCIGPVTRAGCDALCVSAGRFCWGCRGLVDDPNLDSEKDILARYGLTIDQILEHFRIYNSCTEATQCQK